The Actinomadura graeca nucleotide sequence CCATCGTTTTGACCGGTAGATTGCGGGTCGGCTACTTTGCTCGGTTTTCACGCTGCGCTTAGACCGGCGGTGGAAGGGTGGCCACAGTTCGTGATGTCGTCGAAGCCGGAGCGAGTGAGGAAACATGTCCGAGGATGACAAGCCCCGCGGCGAGCCGGCGGTCAAGGCGAAGGCGAAGATCCCGAACGCCAAGAGCATCCGCAGCCCGGAGTTCACCCCCCACGGCATCAGCGCCGGGCGCGGCAGCGGGCCGTCCCGGCCGTCCGGGCTGACCGCGGCCCAGGCCCGCAAGCGCCGGATCGCCTCGACCGCCGGGGTGGTCGTCGCGCTCGCCGCCATCATCGGCGGCACCGCCTACTGGGTGACCCGCCCCGGCCCCGACATCTCGGTCAGCGGCAAGTTCGCCGCCGAGCCCAAGGTCAAGATCCCCAAGAGCCTCGAACCGGCGGACAAGCTCAAGGTGACCACGGCGATCAAGGGCAACGGCCCCGCCATCGCCGACGGCGACACCATGTTCGTCAAGTACGTCTTCTACCAGTGGTCCGCGAAGACCTCCGACGACTCCAAGGACAAGAGCACCAGCAAGCAGCTCGGCTCGTCCTACCAGCAGCAGCAGGGGCAGCCCGACCGGCCGCTGGTCGTCGGCAAGAGCGGCGTCAAGGGCCTGGACAAGGGGCTGGTCGGGCAGACCGCGGGAAGCCGCGTGGTCCTGGAGATCCCGCCGTCGATGGGCTTCGGCGAGCAGGGCACGCAGCTCGGGCTCAGCAACAAGGACTCGGTCCTGTTCGTCGTGGACGTGCAGGCGACCGTCCACAAGAACGCCGCCCCGCAGGGCACCGAGAAGAAGCTCGACGACAAGAAGCTCCCCAAGGTCGAGGACAAGGGCGCCGGCAAGGCCCCCAAGGTCACGATGCCCAAGGAGGACGCGCCGTCCAAGCTCCAGGTCAAGACCCTCGTCGAGGGGACCGGCCCGGCGCTGGCCAAGGGCGACGAGGCGGTCGTCAACTACCAGGGGCAGATCTGGAAGAACGGCAAGGTCTTCGACTCCAGCTGGACGTCGGGCCAGCCGGCGAAGTTCCCGATCGGGACCGGCGGCACCGTCCCCGGCTTCGACAAGGGCCTCACCGGCGCGAAGATCGGCAGCCGCGTCATGCTCGTGCTGCCGCCGGCCGAGGGCTACGGCAAGAACGGCAACCCGCAGGCTGGTATCAAGGGTGACGACACACTCGTGTTCGTCGTGGACATTCTGGCCAAGATGGCCAAGTGACCCCCGCCGCCGTCAAGCCTCGGCGGCGGCACCGGGGTGGAGGGAGCGGCGGGGCGTCCGGTAGGGGCGCCCCGCCGCTCGACGTCCGGGCCCGTCCCGGCGTCCGGCCCGCCGTACAGCCCGGCGTACAGCCCGCCGTACAGCCCGGCGTGCGGGAGCGCCTTCCGGCCGTGCGACGCGCGTCACGTCAACCTGACGGCGGCATCGATCGTCTTCCTATTGATGAGGCCGAGAGTGTGCCGTGCCCGCCTTCAATGAGACCCGCCCGACGCATGGACGCCCTCAGGTATCGTCGGTAACGCATTAATCACGGGGGGCTTGTGAGCATCGGCAGAAAGGGCCCGGAGGGCGACGAGCCCCGCGGGCAGGGCGAAGTGAATCGCGACGACTCGGCGGCGCGGCCGCCCGAGGACGGCGGCGGGGCCGCCACGGAGACCACCGAGACCACGGGCGAGCAGGTCACGGCATCGGCGGAGGACGACGAGACGGCCGAGTCGCAGACCCCGGCGCGGCGGGCCACCGCCACGCTGACCGCGGACGATTCCGAGCGACCCGGCACCGATTCCCCCCAGGAATCGGAATTCTCCGGCGAAGACGACAGATCTCGGAACGGCGACAAGGACGTCACCGAAGCGGGCCTGAACCAGTCGGCGCCCTCCCCCGATACAAAAGCCGTGAAGGCCACCGGAGGGAAGACGCCGGCCGGCGAAGCGGGCGGGCGGCCGCCGCGCGGGCCCGCCGGACGGGGCAAGGGCGGCGGGGGCGGCAAGAAGCCGCGCAGCCGCAAGGCGCGGTACGCGCGGCGGTTCCTGTTCATCGTGCTCGGGTTCATCGGCTTCTGCATCGCCGCGTTCGGGATCGCCTACCTGTTCACGCCGGTCCCCTCGCCGCAGGAGCAGGCCATCGCGCAGGGCCCCGCGTTCTACTACTCCGACGGCAAGACGCTCATCGCCAAGACGGGCGTCAACCGCGACGCGGTCACCCTCGACAAGATCCCCATGGGCGTCCGGAACGGGGTCATCGCGGCGGAGAACCGCAGCTTCTACCAGGACCCGGGCGTGTCCGTGCAGGGCACCACGCGCGCGTTCTGGTCGACGGTGACCGGGGAACAGCTCCAGGGCGGGTCCACGATCACCCAGCAGATGGTCCGCAACTACTACGGCGGCATCGGCAAGGAGCGGTCCGTCACCCGCAAGCTCAAAGAGATCATGGTCTCCCTGAAGGTCGGCCGGGAGAAGTCCAAGAACTGGATCCTGGAGCAGTACCTCAACACCATCTACTTCGGGCGCGACGCCTACGGGGTGCAGGCCGCGGCCAAGGCGTACTACGGCAAGGACGTCTCGGAACTGACCCCGGCGGAGGGCGCCTACCTCGCCGCGGCGATCCAGCAGCCGAGCAACTTCTCCGACCCCACCGGCGCGCACCGGCCCTACGCCGAGCAGCGGTGGCGCGCGGTCGTCGCCAACATGGTGCGCGACGGCGCGGTCACCCAGGCCGACGCGTCCGCGATGCGGTTCCCCGTCCCGGTGAGGCAGAAGATCACCGACATCCTCAAGGGCCAGAAGGGCTACATGGTCAACGTGGCCAAGAAGGAGCTCGTCGAGCGCCGTGGCTACAGCGAGGACGAGATCAACCGCAGCGGCCTGAAGATCACCACGACGTTCGACAGGCGGCTGATGGACGCGGTGAAGCAGGCCGTCACCGCCAGCACCCCGGACGGGATGAGCAAGCGCATCCGGACCGCGGTCGTGTCGGTCGACCCGTCCACCGGGCAGGTCCTCGCCTTCTACGGCGGGCGCGACTACCTGGACGAGATGGCCAGCAGCGCCTTCTACGACACCGCGCAGGTCGGGTCCGGCTTCAAGCCGATCGCGCTGGCCGCCGCGCTGGACGACGGCAAGAGCCTGATGAGCACCTACGACGGCAGCTCGCCGCAGTACTTCAACAACACCGCGATCAAGAACGACAGCGGCGAGAGCTTCGGGCAGGTGGACCTCGTCACCGCCACCGAGCACTCGGTCAACACCGCCTACGTCAACCTCGGCCAGGACATCGGCACCCGGCGGATCGCCGAGATGGCGGAGAAGATGGGCATACCCGCCGACCAGATGACCCCGGCGCAGCGGGCCGCGCCCACGTTCCCGCTCGGCGTCGTGTCGCTGCACCCCGTCCAGCAGGCCGGGGTCTACGGGACGTTCGCGGCGGAGGGCGTCCACCGGACCCCGTTCGTGGTCAAGGCCGTGACCGACGACAAGGGCGAGGCGCGCACGTTCGCCGAGAAGGGCAACCGGGCGTTCAGCACCCAGGTCGCCCGCGACGCGACGTACGCCATGCAGCGGGTCGTGCAGAGCGGCACCGGACGCGCCGCGCAGCTGCCCGACGGCCGCGACGTCGCGGGCAAGACCGGCACCACCAACGGCGGCCGCGCGATCTGGTTCAACGGCTTCATCCCGCAGATGGCGACGTCCGTCGCGATGTTCCGCACCGACAACAAGCCGCTGAACATCCCCGGATACGGCGCGTACGGAGGCCAGCTCCCCGCGCAGATCTGGAACGCGTACATGGGCGACGCGGTGAACATCAAGGGGTACGAGCACAAGTCCTTCGGCTCGCCGTCGGTGCAGACCGGCGGCTACGACGGGCCGCCGTACGATGGCAGGCCGGGCGGGACGGAGCCTCCGCGCACGTCCCTGCCGCCGCGCGACCCGCCGACCGGGGAGCCCGACGGCCCCGACGACCCCACGCCGCCCAGCAGCGGTCCCACGACCGGCCCGAGCGAGCCCGGCGGCGGTGACGAGCCCGGAGGCGACGGGGACGACGGCGGGACCGGCGGAGGAGGCGGCGGCACCGGCGGAGGAGGCACCGGAGGAGGCGGTCTCCCGACCCGCCCCCGCTCCGAAAGCTGACGCCGGACGGCCCGGCGCGCGGAAACACCTCCGCGCGCCGGGCCGTCCGCGCGCCGGACCCTCCTCCGCACCGGCTCCTCGGCGTGCCGGGCCGTCCGCGTGATCAGTCGCAGGCCCTGCCGATCCGCGCGGGCGTGTCGCTGATCACCGTGTTGAGCTGGGAGGCGTCGCCCGTGCCGACGGCCGTGGCGGCGGCGCGCAGCCGGACCGCCTCCGCCGTCAGCGCCTTCTTCAGGTCGCCGTCGCCGGTCTTCCCGGCGAGCCCGTCCAGGCGTCCCGCCAGCTGCTCGGTCGCCTGCCTCCACTGGCCGGGTTCGGCCGCCGACACGGTCCGCACCTGCGTGACGTACTGCTCGAACGCCTTCCTGGTGTCCGCGCACACCTGGGCCGTGCCGCCACCTCCGCCCAGCACCCCGCACCCTCCCAGCAGGACGGACGCGCCGAGCGCCGCCACACCGCCCGCAAGCGCCCGGGCCACCCCGTACCGCATCGCCCACTCCCTCTCGACTTCCGACGGGCCCTTCTGATCCCCGACAGGCTCCGCATATACTTCCGCACTAGGTCATGAGTGCCAGCGCAAAGCCCCGGCTTGCTGGCCGGCAACCCTTCGTCCGCGATGGGGTGCCCCGGGTGAGGACCTGGCCGGGCGCGACTCCGCGCCCCGGCAAGCGCGGACCCGTCCCCCGGGTCCCTGACCCGGAAAGGTCCTGCATGTCCACGCTCGCCCCCGTCCGTTCCCCGCTCACTGTGACGCACGGTCCCGGGGTCCGGGTTCGCCCGAAGGTCATCGGAGCCGACGCCCTCGTCCCCCTCGCCGACGGACGCCGCGTCCCCTACGCCAACCTCGACTACGCCGCGAGCGCCCCGTGCCTGGAGGCGGTGCACGAGGCCGTCACCCGCGCACTGCCCTACTACAGCAGCGTCCACCGCGGCGCGGGCCACGCTTCGCAGGTGACGACCGACGCCTACGAGGCGGCGCGCGACACCGTCCGCGGTTTCCTCGGCGCGTGGCGGCGCGCGGCGGTCGTCTTCACCCGCAACACCACCGACGCGATGAACCTCCTCGCGCACGCCGTGCCGCGCGGCACGACGGTCGTGGTGTTCGAGACCGAGCACCACGCGTCCCTGCTGCCGTGGCGGCGCGCGGTCCGCCTCCCGGCCCCCGCGACGCCCGCGGAGGCGATCGGGCTCGCCGACCGCGCGCTCGCCGGCTCCCCCGCCGGGCCGCGGCTGCTCGTCGTCACCGCCGCGTCCAACGTCACCGGCGAGCTGTGGCCGGTCCACGAGCTCGCCCGGGTCGCGCACCGGCACGGCGCCCGCATCGCCGTGGACGCCGCGCAGCTCGTCCCGCACCGGCGGCTCGACATGACCGCGCTCGGGCTGGACTACGTCGCGTTCTCCGGCCACAAGCTGTACGCGCCGTTCGGCGCGGGCGTCCTCGCCGGGCGGTCGGACTGGCTGCGCGCCGCCGACCCCTACCTCAAGGGCGGGGGCGCCAGCGCGTCCGTCACCGCGTCCCGCACCCGCTGGGCGCCCGCCGCCGAGCAGCGCCACGAGGCGGGGACCCCCAACGTCCTCGGCGCCATCGCCATCGCCGCCGCCTGCGAGGCCCTCACCCCGCACTGGGACGCGCTCGCCGCGCACGAGGAACGCCTCCTGGTCCGGCTGCGCTCGGGCCTCGCCGCCATCCCCGGTGTGCGCGAGCTCACACTGTGGGGACGCGGCCCCCGCGTCGGCATCGTCTCCTTCACCGTGGACGGCGTGCCCGCCCGCGAGGTCGCCCTGGCCCTGTCGGAACGGCACGGCATCGGCGTCCGCGACGGCAAGTTCTGCGCGCACCCTTTCGTCAGGCACCTGCTGTCGGTGAACGGCACCGAGGCGGGCGGCGGGACCCCGGCGGGCGATGGCACCGCCGTCCGCGCCAGCTTCGGTCTTGGGACGACCAAGGAGCACATCGACCGTCTGCTCGCCGCGCTCGGCCGTCTGGCCAGCGAAGTCGCCGACACGGACGATTGGTCCTCTTCGCCCATGTAGCGTAGGCAGTTCCGCTCCGGCGGGCCGGGGAAAGCAAGACAGGAATCAGGGGGTGCCGACCGTGGCCGACGCCTGGCGACCCACGTCGGACTTGGAGCGCCGACTTCAGGAGAGCGTCCGGACCGGGGACCAGGAGGGCTTCTTCCGCCTCCTCGCCGACAGCGAGCTCGTGGTCCCCGTCCCGCCGGAGCTCGTCGACGGCGTGCTGGCGAACGAGGCCCAGCCCTCCTGGCCCACCCGGGAGGAGGACGGCCGCGTCCACGTGCTGGCCTACACCTCGGCCTCGGCGATGCGCGCCTGCCTCGGGCCGTCGTACCGGCACTACCTCACGCTCCGTTTCACGGCCCTGGCCGAGAGCTGGCCCGACGCGCGCTGGTGGCTCGCCGTCGACGCCACCGGCCAGGACGCGCCGGGCCATGGCACCGCCGGGCCCCTGCCGATCGAGGCGCGCCTGCCCGCCTGGTTCGTCCGCCAGGTCGCCGAGGGCGACGTCCGCCCGCCCCGCGCCGGACGCCCCGAGCTCATGCCCCCACCCGCACCCGCGGCCGACGCGCCCGCGCCCGACGCGCCCGACGCGCCCGCGGCCGACGCGCCCGGGGCGCACGCCGAGGCGGCCGAGCGGGTGCGGCAGGACGTCGCGCGGCACGCGGCCCACGATCCGCGGACCGTCATTCCATCCCAGGACGTCCCTCCTGCACAGGACCCGTCGAGAACGCGGACCGATCACCTCGCCCAGGAGGTTCCCGCTGCGGACGGCGGCGCCGCCGGGCTGGGCGGCCCCGCGTCCACGAGCGGCGCGTTCCCCCACCTCGCGGCCCCCGCCCAGGACGAGCGCGTGGCCCAGGACACCCCAGGGCCGTCCGGTCACGTCCCGCAGGTCGGCACGCCCCCGCAGGAGAGGCCGCCCGCAGAGGACGTACCCGAGGCGCCATCCGTGGCCGAGCCCGCGCAGAGCGGGACGGCGGCGACCACCGGCCCGCCCCCGAGCGGGCCGTCCGCCCAGAGCGGGCCCGTGCCGCAGGACGCGCTGACGACGCGGGCCGACCTTCCGTCCGGCGACTACACGGTCCCCGCAGGCCCGGCGACGCAGCCCGACCGGCCCGTGCAGCCCGTGCGGCCTGAGCAGGCCGCACGCCCCGAACAAGCAGTGCACCCCGAACAAGCAGTGCACCCCGAACCGGCGGTGCACGCCGACCCGGCCGGGCCGGCGGCGGCGCCCGAGCCGGACGACTCCGGCTGGGAGGAGTTGCAGGCGCAGCACCGGGAGCTGGCGCGGGAGGAGCCCCGCCCGGCGTTCCAGCCGGCCAACGAGGTCGAGCGGGAACTGCTGCGCGCGGCGGCGAACAACGACCACGACCTGTTCCTGCAGACCATGGCCGGCGCCGAGGTGCTGCTGCCCACGCCCGAGGACATGGACTACACGCTGCGTCCTGGCCGCAGCGGGTTCCCCTGGCAGACGCGGGAGGTGGACGGCGCGACGGTCGTGCCGGTGTTCACCTCGGCGGAGCGGCTGGTCGAGGCGGCCGGGGCGGGGACCGAGTACATCAAGCTCCCGTTCACGGTGGCGCTGCGGTACTGGCCCGACCCCGAGTGGGTCCTGGCGATCAACTCGGGCTCCCCGGCGGGCGGGACGATCCTGGCCCAGCAGCTGCCGGGGCTCGCCCGGTGGGCGGACCAGCGCGCCGCGCAGCGGATGACGGAAGGGTTCGAACCGCAGAACGACGTGGAGCAGCGGCTCTTCGACGCGGCGCTGCGGCGCGACACCGACACCTTCTTCAAGGTGCTGCTCGGCGCGCAGGTGCTCGTCCCCGCCGAGCAGGAGACGCCCTGGGGCATCGCCCCGGACGACGCGGACTTCCCGTGGCGGCCGGTGGCCGTCCACGGCGAGGTGTGCATCCAGCTGTTCACGTCGCTGAAGTGGATGAACGAGGCGATCGGGTCGTCGCGGTTCGTCATGCCGAGCCTGCTGGAGATGGTGTCGGCGTGGCCGGACGCGAACTGGACGCTGGTCCTCAATCCCGGCACGCCGATCGACGCGGCCATGCCGGGCGCGCAGGTGCGGGCGCTGAGCGGGCCGTCCAAGGGCATGCCCGAGGACGTACCGGAGCCCGCGGCGGCGGCACCGGCCGTGGCGGAGACGCCCCCGCCTGCGGTGGCGGAGGTCCCGGCACCGGACGCCGCTCCCCGGCCCGCCGTTCCCCAGCCCGCCGCCCAGATCCCCGCGCCCGGCCAGGTCCCCGCGTCCGCCGCGGTGCCGCCCGGCCAGATCCCCTCGCCCGCCGAGGTGCCGTCCGCCGCCGCGGTGCCGCCCGCACAGTCGCCCCCGGCGGACATTCCGCCCGCGGGCGCCGTCGAAGTGCCGCCCGCGGCCGACGCCCGGCCCGAGGCAGAGCTGCCGTCCGCCGCAGCAGAATCGATCGGCCCCCGAGCCGGGGCGAACGCCCCTGCTCCCGACCCTGACCCGGAGCCGGTACCCGCGCCGAGGCCGCGTCCTGCGGAGCCCGACTTCGAGCCCGGTAACCGCATCGACCAGGAGCTGTACGAGGCCACGCTGGGCGGGGACTCCGACTCCTTCCTGCGAGTGCTGCTCAACGCGAACGTGCTGGTGCCCATCCCGCAGGACGCGCCGCTGGAGGTCACGCCGGTCCAGCGGGAGTTCCGGTGGGAGGCGGCGCTCCAGGACGGGTCGTCCGTGCAGGTCTTCACGTCCCTGGTGCGGCTGCGGGAGGTGCTGCCGGAATCGCGGTTCGTGTACGCGGACTTCCGGGAGCTGATCGGCGCGTGGCCCCGGGAGGACTGGGCGATGCTGCTCAACCCCGGCACGCGCATAGGGGCCTCCCTGCGCGGCGACCAGGTGCGGGAGCTGAGCGAGTGGGCGTCGCGCGTCGGACTCGTCCAGCCCAGGTCCGAGGCCCCGCTGCCGCCCGAGCCGTCGGCCGAAGCACGGCCCGAGCCACGGCCCGGACCGTCGCCCGCCGCCACGCCCCTGCCGCCGCCCGCGCAGAACGGCGTGCACGACGGTGTGCACGACAGCGCATACGACGGCGTGCACGACGCGGTGACGTCAGCCGCGTTCACCGAGTTCGAGACCGACCGGGTGGCGCAGCCGACCATCATGCAGAAGGTCGTCCCGCACGGCCATGTCGGCTGGTACCTGGAGCAGGGCTATGACCGGATCGGCGGGTTCGTCCACCCGACGAACGACGTCGCCGAGTTGCAGACGCCCGTGCAGCTCTACGAGGCGCTGGGCCTGCTGTACGAGGATTCGTCGTTCGCACCGGGAGACGAGGGCGTCTACGTGATCCGGTGGCCCGCGTACTGCCCCGACCTGTACAGGGTCCCGTTCGGCGGACGGGACGAGGAGGAGATGGCGACCTGGGGCGAGGCCGGTTGGGTGATCGAGCGGCCGCCGTTCCTCGGGACGGGGTTCGCGCCGGGCAGCGCCGGTTCCATCCGCGAGTACAAGGTGGACAGCGTCCGGCTCCCCTACGGTGCGGAGATGTACTACCTCGGCTCGGACCGGACCGAGCGGTTCATCGCCATGTACGACCCCGACAGGCTGGCCTGGCTGCGCCCCGACGCGGCGGCCGGTCCCGACGGCCGCGACGGGCGGACGGGAGCGGCGCAGTGATCCGGGACGGCTACGTCGCGCGCTGGCTCGGGCGGGACTTCGAGGCCGCCCCGGGCGCGGACGGCGAGATCCGGCTGTACGCGCCCGAGGTCACCGACGGGTTCGAGGAACTGCGTCCGGGACGGTTCCGGCGCATCGTTCCGGCGTCGGAGGTCGAGGAGCTACGCTACGTCCGGACGACGTGCACATGGCGAGGCGAGAGGTTCGTCATTGTGGGCGAGCACGAAACCTGGTTTCGGGTGGAGTATTCCGGTGGACGCGCCCCGGTGGCCGAGCGTCTCGGCCTGGAGCGCATCGACCAGGGGATCTGGCAGGCATGGGCTCCGGGTTCGGAGATCGAGGACCTGCGCGAGGAGTTCGCCTGACTGCCGTGATGGTCCCCCCGGGGTTGCCTTGACCGGTTGATCCGTGTTCGCATGATTCCGGTGTGGACACCCCGGGGTAAAGTCAACGGGGCTCAGGCGCTCAATGACGATGCGGCGGAGGTGCGGCGACGGTGGCCAATCGATCGGCGACGAAACCGATCCTGCTGGGTATCGGCACGGCCGCGGTCCTCGCCGCGGGCTCCGGCTCCGCGATCGCCTACGGCTCGGCGTCCCCGTCCACGTCGCCCAGCCCGACCATCACCCCCGCCCCGACCTCGACGTCGACCGCGCCGCCGGCGGATCCGCCGGGCAAGCTCATCGTGAGCGTGGACCCCGTCGACAGTGACGTGACGCTCGGCGAGCGCGTCCAGGTGAACACGCACGTGTCGGCCAAGGGCGGCACCGTGACGGGCGTCAAGGTCCTGGGCATCCAGGTCAACAACACGAAGGCCGTCCTGGGCGGCGAGTGCAAGAAGCCGTTCACGATGAGCGCCTGCACCGTGGGGACTCTGAAGGACGGCGAGCGCGACACCGTCATCTCGACGCTCCTCGTTCCGGAGTCGGTCAAGAAGAAGCTGACGGTGACGCTCACCGTCACGGTCGGCGCGACCGGGACGAAGTCCCTTCCCGTGCCGGCGAAGGTCACCTACAAGCCCAAGCCGAAGCCCACGCCGACGCTGTCGCCCGGGAAGGGCGAGGGCCCATCGGACGGCAAGAGCGGCAAGGACAAGGGCGGGTCGGGCTCCGGCGGGTCCGGAGGCGGCACCGGCGGGTCCGGGTCGGGCGGAACCGGCGGCACCGGCGGAGGCGGCCCCGCGGCGAACCCCGGCGGCTACGTCCCGCCCGCGCCGAACTCCTCGTTCGACCCGAAGAACCCGCAGGTGGCGCTGCCGCCGATCGCGGCGCCGAACCCGTCGGTGGCGCCGAGCCCGCAGCCGGCCGCACCGGCGAGCCGGCTGCGCAACAACAAGTCGCCCGTCGCGCAGGAGCTGACGTTCGACCGGATGGCCAGCACGCAGATCGCGTGGCTCGCGGCGCTGATGGTGGCGTTCTTCCTGCTGATGACGCAGCTGCGGCTCGGCCGCCGCGACGCGCCCCGCTCCGCCGCGGCCGCGCGGGCACGGCGGGTGAAGGGCACGCACCGGCGCGCGAGGCGCGGCACCTTCGCCAAGTGACCTCGGCCGGCCCGCACCCCTGCCGCGGCGCCTGACGGCGTCATGTGGTCATGTGGTCACAGGCGAGGTGTGTGGACGAGCGAGTAACAGGCGATCGCCGCAGCGGCGACGACGTTGAGGGAGTCCACGCCCGCCGAGGTGGCGTCGGGACTCATGGGGATGCGGACGGCCTCGTCCGCCTCGTGCAGCCAGCGGGAGGAGAGCCCGTCGCCCTCAGAGCCGAGCATCAGCGCGGTCTTCTCGCCCGCGGGGGCCTTGTCCAGGGGGACGGCCGACGGATCGGGTGTCAGCGCCAGGAGGGTGAAGCCCGCGGCGCGGAGGTCGGCGAGGCCGCCGTGCCAGTCGTCCATGCGGGCGTAGGGGATGGCGAAGACCGCGCCCATCGAGACCTTGACGGAGCGGCGGTAGAGGGGGTCCGCGCAGCGCGGCGACAGGACGACCGCGTCGACGCCGAGCGCGGCGGCGCACCGGAAGATGGCGCCGACGTTGCCGTGGTCGACGAGGTCCTCCAGGACCAGCACGCGCCGTGCGCCCGCGACGAGCGCACCGGCCTGGGGCAGCGGCAGCCGCTCCAGGGACGCCAGGGCCCCGCGGTGGACCTGGAAGCCGACCAGGCCCTCCATGGTGGCGTCGTCGACGATGTAGACGGGGACGTCCAGACCGTCCAGGAGGTCCGACAGCGGACCGGCCCACCGGCGGGCCATGAGGAGGGAGCGGACGGGGTGCCCGGCGGCGACCGCGCGGCGGATCACCTTCTCGCCCTCGGCGACGAACAGCCCGTGCTCGGCCTCCAGGCTCTTGCGGAGGTTCACGTCCCGGAGCCGGACGTAGTCGGCAAGGCGGGGGTCGGCGGGGTCGGCGACGGGTACCAGGCGGGCCATGCCCCCCATTCTAGGAAATGGATCATGATTGGCCCGGCGGCGCATCACGGTACCGTAAAGTACCGCTCCGATCGCGGGGCGTCACAGCAACCCGAGATGCCGGGGTTGTCGGGACATAAGCGCATGACCTGCGTCATCATCAGTTTTGAGTTCTTTGTAACCTCTGGTTCGTACTACTACAGTGCCGGGGAACATCGGCGGGTTTCTGGTGAATCGAGGCAGCCATGAGCGGACGTCATCGCAATGACTTCCCCGACGGCGCGGACGACGACGGTCACGACCCCGGCACACCCGTCTTCGGCCCTGCCAACGACGGGTCGTCCGACTGGTTCGCCACACGTGACAGCCAGCGCTCGGCCTATGCCGAACCACCGCAGGGGCCGCCCGTCCCCGGCCCGCCGCCCGGCCCCTACGCGGCGCCCTATGCACCGCAGGGCGGCCCCGCGGCCGATTCCGGTGAGACGCCTCACTGGTTCACGCCACGGCACTCGTCCGAGGAGGCCGTCTACGGGTCGCCGTCCGGTGAGTACAGCGGCCCGGCGGGCACCGGCGGCTTCGGGACGTTCGGGCAGACCGGCTCCTCGGCGTATCCGGCCGTGCCGCCGGTGCCGCCCATGCAGGGCCCCGCCCGGGGCCCCGGCTTCTCGTCGGCCGGGACCGGATACGGCGAGTACGACTCCATCCGCAGCTCCGACGGCGGCCCGACCGGCTTCTTCGGCGGACGCGCCGGGCCCTCGGAGGGCGGTGGCGCGGCCGGTGCCGGAGGATCCGGCGGAGGCGGCCCCGGAGGACCGGGCGGGTCCGGCGGGTCCGGCGGGTCCGGGGGGCATGGCACAGGCGAGCACGGCACCGGCGGGCACGGCCGGCGCAAGCGCAAGCGGAGCGCCGCCGCGCTGATCGGCCCGATGGCCGGCGCGGTCGGCCTGGCACTGCTGCTCGGCGTCGGGGTGTACGCGTTCGCCGAGAGCGGCGGCGGCTGCGGCGGCGACGGCGCGCTGACCCTGTCGGTCGCGGCGGCGCCCGACATCGAGCCGGTCATCGTCAAGGCCGCGGAACGCTTCAACGGCGGCAAGCACGAGGTCGGCGGCCGGTGTGTCCGCGCGGAGGTGCACAGGGCCGAGCCGGCGTCGGTGGCGACGCTGCTGTCCGGGCAGGGCGTGGCGAACCCCTCCAACCGCAGCCCGGACGTGTGGATCCCCGACTCCTCCCTGTGGACGGCGCTCGCCCAGGGATCGGGCGGCGACGCCCGCAAGGTCGTGCCGACGAAGACGTCCGTGGCGTCCAGCCCGATCGTCGTCGGCCTCCCCGAGACGCTCGCCGGGCGGCTGAGGCAGCAGGGCGTCACCGCCACCCCGTCCTGGGACAACCTGCTGAAGGCCGCGGGCGGTGTCGCCGGCGGCGCGGTGACCAAGAACCAGATGATCCCGGCCGGGTCGGTGCGGCTGCTCGTGCCGGACCCGACGCGGAACGCGGCCGGGATGGGCTCCCTGATGATCACCAACGCGCTGCTGGCGAACGAC carries:
- a CDS encoding SseB family protein, which produces MPTVADAWRPTSDLERRLQESVRTGDQEGFFRLLADSELVVPVPPELVDGVLANEAQPSWPTREEDGRVHVLAYTSASAMRACLGPSYRHYLTLRFTALAESWPDARWWLAVDATGQDAPGHGTAGPLPIEARLPAWFVRQVAEGDVRPPRAGRPELMPPPAPAADAPAPDAPDAPAADAPGAHAEAAERVRQDVARHAAHDPRTVIPSQDVPPAQDPSRTRTDHLAQEVPAADGGAAGLGGPASTSGAFPHLAAPAQDERVAQDTPGPSGHVPQVGTPPQERPPAEDVPEAPSVAEPAQSGTAATTGPPPSGPSAQSGPVPQDALTTRADLPSGDYTVPAGPATQPDRPVQPVRPEQAARPEQAVHPEQAVHPEPAVHADPAGPAAAPEPDDSGWEELQAQHRELAREEPRPAFQPANEVERELLRAAANNDHDLFLQTMAGAEVLLPTPEDMDYTLRPGRSGFPWQTREVDGATVVPVFTSAERLVEAAGAGTEYIKLPFTVALRYWPDPEWVLAINSGSPAGGTILAQQLPGLARWADQRAAQRMTEGFEPQNDVEQRLFDAALRRDTDTFFKVLLGAQVLVPAEQETPWGIAPDDADFPWRPVAVHGEVCIQLFTSLKWMNEAIGSSRFVMPSLLEMVSAWPDANWTLVLNPGTPIDAAMPGAQVRALSGPSKGMPEDVPEPAAAAPAVAETPPPAVAEVPAPDAAPRPAVPQPAAQIPAPGQVPASAAVPPGQIPSPAEVPSAAAVPPAQSPPADIPPAGAVEVPPAADARPEAELPSAAAESIGPRAGANAPAPDPDPEPVPAPRPRPAEPDFEPGNRIDQELYEATLGGDSDSFLRVLLNANVLVPIPQDAPLEVTPVQREFRWEAALQDGSSVQVFTSLVRLREVLPESRFVYADFRELIGAWPREDWAMLLNPGTRIGASLRGDQVRELSEWASRVGLVQPRSEAPLPPEPSAEARPEPRPGPSPAATPLPPPAQNGVHDGVHDSAYDGVHDAVTSAAFTEFETDRVAQPTIMQKVVPHGHVGWYLEQGYDRIGGFVHPTNDVAELQTPVQLYEALGLLYEDSSFAPGDEGVYVIRWPAYCPDLYRVPFGGRDEEEMATWGEAGWVIERPPFLGTGFAPGSAGSIREYKVDSVRLPYGAEMYYLGSDRTERFIAMYDPDRLAWLRPDAAAGPDGRDGRTGAAQ
- a CDS encoding TrmH family RNA methyltransferase — protein: MARLVPVADPADPRLADYVRLRDVNLRKSLEAEHGLFVAEGEKVIRRAVAAGHPVRSLLMARRWAGPLSDLLDGLDVPVYIVDDATMEGLVGFQVHRGALASLERLPLPQAGALVAGARRVLVLEDLVDHGNVGAIFRCAAALGVDAVVLSPRCADPLYRRSVKVSMGAVFAIPYARMDDWHGGLADLRAAGFTLLALTPDPSAVPLDKAPAGEKTALMLGSEGDGLSSRWLHEADEAVRIPMSPDATSAGVDSLNVVAAAAIACYSLVHTPRL
- a CDS encoding substrate-binding domain-containing protein, with translation MSGRHRNDFPDGADDDGHDPGTPVFGPANDGSSDWFATRDSQRSAYAEPPQGPPVPGPPPGPYAAPYAPQGGPAADSGETPHWFTPRHSSEEAVYGSPSGEYSGPAGTGGFGTFGQTGSSAYPAVPPVPPMQGPARGPGFSSAGTGYGEYDSIRSSDGGPTGFFGGRAGPSEGGGAAGAGGSGGGGPGGPGGSGGSGGSGGHGTGEHGTGGHGRRKRKRSAAALIGPMAGAVGLALLLGVGVYAFAESGGGCGGDGALTLSVAAAPDIEPVIVKAAERFNGGKHEVGGRCVRAEVHRAEPASVATLLSGQGVANPSNRSPDVWIPDSSLWTALAQGSGGDARKVVPTKTSVASSPIVVGLPETLAGRLRQQGVTATPSWDNLLKAAGGVAGGAVTKNQMIPAGSVRLLVPDPTRNAAGMGSLMITNALLANDPNRESIFTGIVRTVRESTVPTVPEEFTHFRKDRPGKQPISLSSEQALWSYNRGRPAEPAVALYPIEGTLSLDYPFTVTSDDGDKQKAAGMLERAMGTERTRGDVRDAGFRSSDGKAPSGFGPKAGVSPARPRQLPVPKGAEVAQVMQAWSKLSLGLRILTLIDVSGSMAEEVGPRTNRLQAIAQVSQGGLSMMSNDTELGQWLFSTDMVGKQPYRETVSIGPLGERVGSNTRRNLVLSMLNQMKPKPNGDTGLYRTMLAAYRQMNRTYKPEFGNSILLLTDGKNDDPDGPSLAETLKQLKAMQDPNKPIQVNMIGFGKGVDRGELEQIAAATNGNVQIAMTPQEVSKIFLKMLSRRITS